One bacterium DNA window includes the following coding sequences:
- a CDS encoding caspase family protein: MQNVLTFFLFCLLINHAQAQDWYSNYRKALKSINQGAWVDASHFLSEAVLEKSRSEAKARPYGTIFIDYLPYFYLGRVAEKSNDFISALDYLAVEEKFHQIEKSFEHSRYLKDIQGIREVAYRKLFFSFIAYMKKSDYTEAMHIIEVLANHFPEKEVIKTAKAIIEKRVKTRDVEGISSSHPPSLETTPQNYALLFAVQDYNDKNVAGLQYPKEDAWNLALVLYKHYGYDKRHIYLVTDPDRLTMIDSLMSLKKRLSAADNLLIFFAGHGCFEDDEGYWWPRDAAQEKPGTWFPNYAIIQIIKQMKCRHILVVADACFSGTLTMRTPDPAAQKTIKELRKRPSRHALTSGGKERVPDVSVFITYLVQALDKNTNKFLTCQQLYSRLIEPVVYNSPVSQIPQYAPLHGTGHEGGDYIFERTP, from the coding sequence ATGCAGAATGTGCTGACCTTTTTCCTCTTTTGTCTTCTGATAAATCACGCCCAGGCGCAAGACTGGTATTCGAACTATCGAAAAGCGCTCAAATCGATCAATCAGGGTGCATGGGTTGATGCATCACATTTTCTTTCTGAAGCCGTTTTGGAAAAGTCCCGATCAGAAGCCAAGGCCAGGCCCTATGGCACCATCTTCATTGATTATTTGCCTTATTTTTATCTGGGAAGAGTCGCAGAAAAGTCCAACGATTTCATTTCAGCACTGGATTATCTCGCGGTTGAAGAAAAGTTTCATCAAATTGAGAAGAGTTTTGAACACAGCCGATATCTCAAAGACATCCAAGGAATACGGGAAGTAGCTTATCGCAAGTTGTTTTTTTCCTTCATTGCGTATATGAAAAAATCGGATTACACTGAAGCGATGCACATCATCGAAGTCCTGGCGAATCATTTCCCTGAAAAAGAGGTGATTAAAACAGCTAAAGCAATCATCGAGAAACGGGTAAAGACAAGAGATGTAGAAGGGATCTCATCAAGTCATCCGCCTTCATTGGAAACTACTCCCCAGAATTATGCCCTGCTTTTTGCTGTTCAAGACTATAACGACAAAAATGTCGCCGGCCTTCAATATCCCAAAGAAGATGCCTGGAATCTGGCATTAGTTTTATACAAGCATTATGGATACGATAAAAGGCATATTTACCTGGTCACTGATCCGGATCGGCTGACCATGATAGATTCATTGATGAGTCTAAAAAAAAGACTGTCAGCAGCTGATAATTTACTGATATTTTTTGCAGGCCATGGCTGTTTCGAAGATGATGAAGGTTATTGGTGGCCGCGTGATGCTGCACAGGAAAAACCGGGCACCTGGTTCCCTAACTATGCTATAATACAGATAATAAAGCAGATGAAGTGCCGGCATATTCTCGTCGTCGCCGATGCCTGTTTCAGCGGTACACTGACCATGCGTACGCCGGATCCGGCTGCCCAAAAAACAATCAAGGAGTTGAGAAAACGTCCAAGCCGGCACGCTTTAACAAGCGGAGGCAAAGAAAGAGTGCCCGATGTCAGTGTATTCATCACATACCTGGTGCAGGCCCTGGATAAAAATACTAACAAGTTCCTAACCTGCCAGCAACTGTACAGCAGGTTGATAGAACCTGTCGTATATAACAGCCCGGTTTCACAGATTCCGCAGTATGCTCCCTTGCACGGAACAGGCCATGAGGGAGGTGATTATATCTTTGAAAGAACTCCATAG